In Oryza sativa Japonica Group chromosome 1, ASM3414082v1, the genomic stretch TTGGGATCGGGATCTAATTTTTAGGGAAATTTTGTGCCCTCGATTCGATTGGCCGCACCGCACCCAACCAAACCAaatagagggagggagggatgcGATACTTGTGTATATGCACGAACGATCACATCGATGAATTTTCTAGATTTTGATTTGCGGCGGCTGGCCGGCAAACAGACCCGGAGGATTTTGATTAGTTCGTTTCCGCAGCCTTTGCATGCCGATCTTAAACTTTTTATGTATCTGGGCTGCCTATCTGCAGGAGGGAGGGGATCGATATTCGATCATCGATGGCCACCTTCGAGCTGTACCGGAGGTCCACCATCGGTATGTGCCTCACCGACACGCTGGACGACATGGTCTCCAGTGGGGCGCTCAGCCCCGAGCTCGCCATCCAAGTCCTCGTGCAGTTTGACAAGGTTTCTTAACCCCCTACCTCTCCTTCATTACTGCTGCCGGATGTGGATTACTTGTTTTTCATATATGGATGTTCTTGTTGTTTCAGTCCATGACTAGCGCTTTGGAGCATCAGGTGAAGAGCAAGGTTACTGTCAAGGTATGCTCTTTCTATTGATTCTCTTTTTGTACTGTAGGTTTCATTAATagctgtagatttttttttaaaaaaaggaatcgATGAGAATGCCGTATTGttgttatttagttatgaattagTAAACTTTCTAACTGTTGACTTATCTTGTTAATCATCAATTCATTCTATGGTGTTTGCACACATCCAAGTTATGCAATGCAAATGAGTACTGAGAGTGCAGTCTATAGATAACATTATTACTATGTCATGTTGGCATGTCATTAAGTTTGTGGCATAGGAGTCTTCTTTTAGATCTACCGTGTATTCTTTTGTGGGAAGGCAATTCCTGCTTGCTTCATAGGCTACTCACCAATTCGATAGACTTTCTGTGAGAATGACTGTGACCAATAAGTTAAGCACTTTTGGGACAATCCAAATTTCCATGAAAATAACTGGAATATTGATTGATTATGTTCTGATGTTAATTTCTAAATATCAAGGTCAAGTAGCGGTGCACAACATTTTCAATCATGGTTCCTGTTTGGACAAACCTACAAATAACTGGAatataatattgattaattttgTTCTTTTATTGTGTGTCATGTATGTCGAAGATGGCTACTTCTGCAAAGCTTTTGAAGTAACATGATTATCTTTTGCAATTGTGTTGTACTTTATGGGAAATAATTCAAGTTCTGTATGATTTATTGTGCATTGAGGTTACACATTCGAAGTGATGAGTATATGCCAATATATAGCTTCACTCAAGACCGTCGATGTGTTACATATATCTTAATTAGATTTCTTATGTTTAGCACATTGACTGTGCTTTCCTGCCATGAGTCCTTTTGAAAGTATTCACATGTATAGTTCAGACCGCCTGCATTTCCAGTGATGGCTTTCCCTTTTCTCTGCACAGGGCCATCTGCACACCTACAGGTTCTGCGACAATGTGTGGACTTTCATCCTAACAGATGCAATTTTCAAGAACGAAGAGATTACAGAGACAATAAACAAGGTGAAGATCGTGGCCTGCGATTCCAAATTGCTGGAGACTAAAGAAGAGTAATTTGCGGAAGAGCCCATCCTGCTTCTCTTGATGCTGCAGACCTGGCGCACCTGAAATATAATCTTGCATCTGTTTTCCTGGCTCGTATCATGAATCTGAACAGTTTCCATGGTAGGAGTACTAGAGTATCATGTTCATAGTTTCTGTCTGCCATCCGCATCACTCATGGAtcgatttctctcttctctgttGAGTGATGGACCGATTTCTCTCCTCTGTTGATAATGAAGAGTGTGATGTGTGACATGAGTGTGCTCTGTACCTAATCATGCTCTCGCCGAAGGCAGACCTAACATTTGAATTCTAAATCTTTGAACAGGATGTTCAGATTACCTTGTTCATCGCCTGATACTGTTATTTTCGAGTCAATGCTGGTTGGATATTGAAGAGTTCAGGGGTATAACCCTGTTGCAACTAATGGGAATTTCCATTAAAAAAGCTACAATCCAGTGAATAAGGATTAAGGATACATAACAACTTTATGCTTTAATATAAATACGTTCAACATCTTTCTCCACTCTCCAGAGGGAAAATAACCAGGACACTTGTTCAAACCTCTTCATCTAGAttaaacagaaaaaagaaaaacctccAACCGGGGGATGAAATCAAGAGAAATGGCTATTTACATCCAGTGAGGGACGTCACAAGTTAAATGCGAACATGGATTCTACAGGTAGCTCTTCACAATGGAACTTGAGTTCATTCTGAAATCTCTGTAATACAAAGTGCTCATCCTCTGTTATGAGGGTTGTCACGCTGCAAGCTAACTTGGAGAATGGTTCTCTCCCAGTTCTTCCAGCACGATGCAGATAGTCAATAGCCGTCTTGGGAAGGTCAAAGTTGTATATGTGGCTGGTTTGTGGGAGGTCAAACCCTCTGCTTGCTATGTCAGTGGAAACTAGAAGAAAGCCTTTTCCCTTGACCTCCTGCAGAGGAACATCGATACTTGTGTGAAGATATGGATTTTTCAAAATCAAACATGTCTTTATAGTGGGAACGTCAGAAAGAATAGAAAGAGAACACGAACGGTGAATGATGTAGCACGGGCATTGAAATTCATATCTTCTTCCAGTAGAAGGACCTCTAGGCTTCCCATGTACGTAGTTCTCAGGAATTCAACAACAACAGTAGTTGAAGGAGGGTGTCCAGCCTTCTTTGATTTCTCAGACTAACAGAACAGGTTGAACAGTTAACAAACAAACTGCAAACGTGAGGTTGCCACACTACTATTCTGGTTAAGTAAATATTCATTCGTTCTAAAAGAATTGCTCAGACCTTGGTGAAAAACATATGATACTGCCCAGTTAGTAAACAAACCAAATTGCTAGTACTTACAAATGTCTGTGAATGCTGAATATACGGTTTTAAAAATTGGAAGTAATGTAAATGAAATATAGAACTGTTTTCAAGAAATATTAATGTATATATATTATGGTCTGGAGCTGGTAATTAATCATAGCACATTAGCACCAAGCTAGTACAGAATACCCTTATATGCTGGAGTGTACGGTACCCCTACACAAACAATGCTAATAGGTTCCATCGCCCCGGCATTTTCGGTATACAATGATAAAggacattttgatttttttttaaagtcttGTTAAATGTTTTGTTGCTAGTCATAGGAacgataaaaataaagaatatcaGCTAATGGACTAGCTGGTGATTCCCATTGAAACAGAATCAGATATTAAATCTTCAATCGTACCAAAAATGAAAATTATTCCATACCAGCAGATAAAGACTATCTATGATAAGTAACATTTTGTATTTGCATATAGGATAGCATAAATGGTCCATCATGAGGTCCCTTGGCCGGTTGGTCCCTCTAGAATAATTTCTAACCCCTAAATTGGCACATCCCATCACCCTGGAGCAACACTATAATCAACATGCCATGGAGTAAATGGAATCCACAAGTAGCAATACCTGTTCAGCAACAAATATAATCCCTGACTTTGGTGCATCCTTCTCAAGCAAGGATAGTAAAACATGCAACCTTTCCTTCTTACTGCAGATCTGtacattaattaaaaaattaccATAATCAGCAAGAACAAAAATCAGGTCAAAAGATATTTTTCAGGAGCAAGGGGGTTAGTCACCCATACTCGCAAGATTTTTCAGGAACAGAAAAGTAAAAGAGACTCATGAGATCACTGAAAACTAAAAGAAGATGTGCAATGCTTTGTAAAAGGACTAAACTTTTGCCATAATCACATGCATGCTGTTTAATGAGCTTATGCAAGGAATGCCCGTGCCTGTGGGTTTAGGTTTTAGGCCCCAACTGAAACACGCCTATTTACTATGTTCAAGACAGGTATTAAGTTCCACAGTTGTAGGAAATGATTGAAGGCATTTAGAATGTAAGATTATCATAAAAAGAAATTTATATGCCCACCGCATATTTGTGCTGGAGGTGAGAGGGCATGGGTTGTACAGGGTTGACATGAACATGAACCACATCAGTCTGCACACAGATAAGACAGAATATGCAAACATGAGGTCAAAAAGGTCCATCTTTTCATTCAATAATAATAGTGTACGTTCAAGCCATATAGATAAAGAAGTGCAACCTTAGTCCACTTATGTTGCACACAGTCATGCACAAAGCGATTGTGCTGAGGAATCGATGCGCTAGCAAATATGGTCTGACGACTGGAAGCTGCTGAATAAGATGTTAATATTTTGCGAAGAGAGCTTACTTGCTTTGACGACCCAAAAATAAAATCAACCTATCAAACAGCAATGAGTACATTAGGTATTCTGTCTTGAAAAAAATCAACTAAATGAGTTCCAAACTTCAAATAGCCTCTTGGGCTCTTTGCAAATATACAGAGTCAGATATTGCATTAGCAGACTGAGCTTATACTGCAAAAAAGTTTGATTTAGGACTCAAGAATCACCTCATCAATAACTAATACTCTCATAGACTGAAGACTGAAAGCACGCTTCTCAATCATTTGGCACAAGCTTGCAACAGTAGCAACAATTATAGCCGGGGGCTCTGCCTGGAAATAGATCAATATAGTCAGCGGGGAAGCAAACAACAGGTAAGAGAAATTTAAATAGCCTGCTCTTTATGCGTCAAgtagaaacaaaaagaaagtgaAGTGCGTACATCAGTATAACCAATTTGGCAACATTTACACCAAGAGGCCTGAAAACTAATATCAAAGGGAGATATGGACATAACCACGGCATGGCTAAAATGCTCCTGTATTAAACTGAAGCACTATCACAGTTTTCTTTTTGGGCTAGGAACTGAAGAATTAGCTATTGAGCATAGACTGAAAATACCTTTACCCAACTCTTTTGCCTCCTTAGCATTCCACCATCAAGCAAAGCCATAACGGTGCAGGCCTTTGCTGCAAGTATTCGAGCAACTTTGGTAACCTTACATTGGCACAATAACAGCAACAAGGTGAGTTAGAAGGGACGCACAAGGCAGGTGGAAGATAATTGCATAGCAAGCAGCCAAGCAGCTTATCACCTGCATGCCGAGCTCCCTGGTTGGGACCACAACCAGCGCTTGCACCGAGGATCTCCCAAAATCTATGGCCGAGAACACCGACAATAGATAGGCAAGTGTCTTTCCAGAACCCGTCTACATTCAACCAGCAATAGTAAGATCAGATTGCTATCACTGTACAGCATGAAACAATCTAAGGAGAGTAAGCAAagcttgaggaggaggaggaacagcACCTGTGCGTGGAGGATGCAGTCTTGGCCAGACAAGAGGACAGGCAAGGATTGCTCCTGCACCTCGGTAGGGACGACATAGCCAACCTCCTCAGCCCTGGAAGAAAATTAAACCCATGagcataaataattaaaaaaaaatctcgaaCGAGGAAGAGAGGGAAGCACCTCTGGAGGACGTGCTCCGGGACGCGGCCGGCGCAGACCTcgcggagggtggcggcggaggcgcggagtcgacggaggcggaggcggtggcgcagcGTGAACGGGGCGAGGCCAGAGCGTAGGGTGGTGGAGAGTGGCGAAGCGCAGCCGGAGAACGCGGccatggaggaggcggcggcggccgctggcgcgcgcggaggcggaggcggaggcggcggcggcggccgcgggcaaggcggaggcggccgcagGCGAGGCGTCGAGGTCGCCGCCTACCTCCAGGGGTGGCACCTTGAGGAGGTGGCGTCGCTCCTCGCCGTCGACAGCCTCCTACGCCGGGTGGATGCGCCTCCGCCTCGACTATCTCGTGCCGCCGCTGCAGTTCCTCACCTTGCGTCGTGTTTGTGatttttgtcaaattttgtaATCGCCTAGtatttgtgaatttttttttgttaaagtaCAAAAACATCACAAGAGATGCTCATATTTGGTCGAAATGCTCATCACACAAGCTGAAATCACAGAATAGGGGCAAAATCATACAAAGCTAAAAAAAAACAGGGGCAAAAATGCAATAACCACCAAGGGTATAAATGTCCTTTTTTCTACTGCTAACACTGTTAAAACAGGATGTTAGAAGTGGGGATACACGGCTGATTCAGATTCAAAAAGTGGGGGTAAAACTGCAAACCTTAAAAAGTGGGGGTAAAACTGCTAACCTTAAAAAGTGGGGGTAAAACAGCAATTGGCTTCGAAAGTGAGGGTAGCAATGCAATTGCCCCAGGATATTTTAGTCATTCTCCATCTCCACTAATTCCACCTCGGGATGCTAggaatagaattttttttggatggaggggagtACTTATCAgctgtattaattaattaattaattattattagcTTGCGGCAGATCATCAGCTGTGTTCCATCACCAAGTACACTATTGCACTAAGGCCAATCCtaacccaagacactagacatagtttacATAAATTGcatatcatcaagaaactagtaccaGACACTAATCTTTCAATGAAAACACCACTTTTCCATATTTAAATTTAGTGCTACTTCTCTCACATGATATTTTGGaagttgtgtagaaaccatgtctcatgcaagacttAGTTTTCTtatctttcctcatttattcacttgtcacatcatttttcatcctaggtgacagcttatttaaagctatggacaccatcctagtcattagATTGGAAATGGCCTAACAAGATTAACTGAGGACATcgccacacacaaaaaaaagaaacaacattAAGCAGCTTAAATTATCGTTTCATGTTGGTCCAAGTTAGACTGGATTGGCTACTTGGCTTGACCCATGTACATAtcttacacacacaaattttACGTACCTAATTCGTATAAACCAACTAAcgaatgttaaaaaaaatctaaaaaaaagtgCATATACTTTTAATAGTATTACACCAGATGTATATAATATCGTAGATGTGTATAGCAGttagtttatttttcttattaaagAATCAATATATCTTTGCATTTTCTTGTATATCTGTGGTGTGCATATTCTTCACTAGAATACAATCTGACCTCCAACAGTTCGGTTCCGTTCCATCCATGTACAAACATATACAGCTAGATTCCATTTCTACTTCTACTTGTACAGTGAAGTGAGTTGATCAGGCCGGTCCAGCCTGCAGCTTAGCTAGCTTGCATCGTGATCATTGAGCTGGAGCTGAATGACCTTCTGCTGCACCGTCTTGTACTCTCGGCTCCTGGACCACTCGTCGATCTCGCGGGCTCGCATCACCGGCAGAGGATGCGACAGCTCTCTCGTCTGAGCGTTCCTGCACCACACACACATATGCATATGACAAACACCAAATTAATCTCACCAAGCAGTAGCAGCAAGTTAAAGCAGCAGCTGGAGTAAGAAGATGTTTGTTTGGCTGACCGGATGTACCAGCCGACGGGGTTTGACGCAGCTTTGTCGTAGGAGCGAGCTTGCTCCAGGAAGGCGTCCACGTTCAGCTGGTCCGCAAGCGACGGGCACCCTCCGGCCAGTTTCATCagcacagatatcacaacctCTTGACAATCAATCAACACGCCCGTTCAGTCACATTAATCATCACCGAGTAGTAAGTACTAGTACACTGCTACAAATCCAATTCAGATTTTGATTACCTTGGGGTCCTGCACTACAAGAAGAGCCGCTCGATCACAAGTCAGCTCTGCAGCCCGGAGCCACCTGTAGAGCTGCTCTTCCAGAAACCCAGCAACCATGCCAAATCCTGGTAAGATCAATACATGCATCTGATGGATTAATACTAGTGTACTCCCAATTTAAGGTTAGTTATTCAGATGGAGATCAGCTTACCAGGGACAGAGTATGCTCCCATTGTCAGTATGTTGGCAAATGTAAGCCACACGCCATGGTCACACTTGAGGTGTCCCAGTTCATGAGCCAACACAGCCTAGCCAAACACACAAATCTTCACACCATGAGTTACTACTAACACCATAGTCTGATATGATATCTTCATGGTTTACAATGCAAAGACTGAAGAGAGCGGGTTAACTGATAAATAAACACACAGCTACTGATGATCACAGTCATGTATCTACCTGCAGTTCTTTTCTAGTGAGCAGCTCCACAAGGCTTGTATGAACAACTATGAATGGCTTTTTGCCACTGATCGCTAAGGTGTAAGCATTAGGAACAGGGTTCTGCCGAATGTACAAGTCAGGAGCGTCTGTGTTCAATAGTTTTGCTGCCTCGGTCAAGATCTGATGAAGATCTGAAAGCTgaggaaaagaaacaaaagtgTAAATGCCGCAATGGAGTAAGAAAAGAAATCATAAGATATATAAAAGACATGAAATGGTAGAACCAGTGTATGGTTGGATATCAGCGTTACTTATGCTCATTGTTTGTGCAATGTTCtacaaaaagtttttttttcccaacaaaagtaatttataatataTCCATGGATTTGTCTGCATGTCTTATGCGTGCTTCTGCCTCTCTTTTGCTAGAATAACTCCATATTCATAGTGGAAGTAATATTATGATTTACATGGAAAAGTTAAGCCTCATGGCTTTCTATCGGTACTACTggtttgtcctttttttttatctttgatGAACTATTTTCCCCTTTCAATGAGGTTATCTGTTATTGCAATAATAAGTTAAGAAATTGAAAATGGCTTAAAAATGATTAACATGAAAAGCGCACCTGGTTTTCAGAGACTAGCACAGACGATCCAATGTTCTGAAGTACCATAACTTGCTCAGAAACTGGTCCTGCATTAGCATTtaggtaaaaagaaaaaaaaagattaacagCAAGAGAAAGGCACAGTATGGAGCAGTAAATAACACTGTGAAGCAAATATTAATTCAGCTAAGTTAAAAGAGTTACAAAAAGGGGAATTGATCAGTGAAGGATGATAATAGTAATTGATAAGGGTAACCTAAGGATGGGACTAAAGCtgaaaagaagagaggggaatTATTGAGTAAGTGGTGGTGACCTAGCAAAGCCTTGCCCATATCATTAAGCCCTGGAACTGCTCTCAGCAGCAGTGTGTTCTGCAGGCCAAGGAAGGAGAAACTCAGCAATCATCCATCATCATTCAGGAAGGACATACTTAATCCTTGTATTACATTACATATATACTACAGTAGGCATGATATATCATAAGCACTGCAGCAGTGGAAGCAGGCAGTAGCAAATTAATTGGGAATTCACCTGCTTGTCCAGCGGATGGCGGAAGTCGTCTGCATCAAGGCcccgggcggcgacggaggcgccgGCGCGGGCAGAGATGACCTGGCGGCGGGGCCGGTGCCAGTTGCGGCGGACGTGCTCGTGCTGGTGTGGGaaggtggaggcggccggcggcaggaggaggcggggagcagaagcagccgccgccgccgcagccatgaGGATGAGGGCAagcaaattaagcaaagtaAACAACGAGGGCGACGACCACTGCGCGGTAATTTCTGCTCAGCTGGTAAAATACTCTGGCAATTTCCcgccgtttctttttttttgcttttcttttttgtatGGTCACAGATGATGCAACTTGCAGCAAACAAGAGCAGCagctgattttttttgaaagatagCAGCAGCTGAAATTGACGAACGAGTGATGCGAATAGATTCATCGCCATTCACCAGGCAGTCAGTTAAGCAAAGCTAGCAAGCAAGCAAACAACGCCACTCGATCATTATCAAGCAAGAGCAGCACGTCGCTGTCTGATCCATCGACTGACGTGTTCCATCTCAAACCGCTTAATTACCTAATAGCCTTCCTCACGGCCGGAATGAAGCCCTAGTAGTTTTTTACCTGAAATAATAAATTAACAAATAATGCATCGtcaagatagatatatatattatacatacaGATAATTAAAGTCTAGAACTAAACGAATGTGTATAGCAATTAAGTAGCTCTTCCTTCTTACTATAGTTCGACAGCGATTAGTACGTACAGTAGAGTTCTTTTACCAGGTACCAACCACAGTGTGTAGTAGTAATAAGTCACTGCTGACGTCTCCTGCAGCCTGCAACGCGGCGCTTCATCGCGTTCGGCGTCGGGAGGAGGAACAATAAACGTAGTAGTATATGGTTAGAAGAGGTGGGCCGCGAATGGGCCAGCCTAGTACACCAGTGAAAACAAAGGGAACGTAGAGTAGtactttttagaatttttttcgtttttagattttttttaatatttacagaaataatctatcggccaaaaaaaattgcaaaaatataccCTGCCGCCCCagtggtgggcggcaagctgacgtggcagacggcgggtcgaccgcgccgtctgccgccgtcggccaaaattgcaattagccccgagggcggcaaggggctaattgcaatttttgccgcccataaagagcttgcggccgtactttttgcatctgggtcccttgccgccggACCCATATGCAAAAGGTAtggccaaaagatttttctatgttatgttaataataaataaagaagtatttattggtaaaacttgttattattgttataaaaatgtattgaagttggttgtttcgcaatttcatatgttaagtgaggtattattttgtaccttatttgacgtattagtactcggataattaatataggcctatcgcagtctcggtcgtagaaacattatatggacttaaacaaggagaattatgtaacatgaagaaatagtagtacaatttgaacatgatacaactatttccattgcggttacatagatgatattagattcgaactaggagggaggtagtgcaatagttgaacacaacgacaatgtagtaatgggacaaggaagcatgacagtagaaatttcaatatgtcaagttgtccgataatagctaacccctacgtgaggatccctctcctctctcaaaccgcgctttagtaaccctgtattgctctggtagttcaagctgcataacacggctaggtggagttagaacccttctggtgtctatccattctctgtattgacatctccttggtggttcctgggaggaaagaatagatgtaaagcgagcaaagttagtaaatgttgtgagaaaataaggattcatgtaatcaaaatattcttaccatgaaatcgtcgtcaagaatatttggacaaacaaagaaccttcgacccaatgttgtaggcTTTATGGAACGgagaacctgacaacgatcaccacacctgcatcttggacgggcttcccatggagggagtgccgtagttagcacccgacagtcgctctgttgttcacgacattatcgttcataagccgcttttctatgtaagtattgctcaatactttcggatgcgaaataccagcgaccttcttgtaaacaagtgcttaggtcgagaacgggattttttgtatcgacccactcgatttatgcgcaagccgtagtgcgcgtctgccgaatagagtagtgttacgaagaataaagcgattgcccatacggaatgaataagcatgtgcagataataaaatacctcacggtcatagttagggcacctaaaaaagcgcattcctcgaatatcaggattcctcgaagccattagttggcatcgatcaccgcataggcagagaggacgctggcaccaaggtggtagtaggtatacacaaggatcgctacgccagttcagatcctcaacaccccgacgtctagccattgacgaaagccggtaggatttgtaatgaagcaagtggggaagagagtactgaatgtgactgagttctgaaagattgtgaggcctcactcgttaaggcgacttatataggcgcaaaaaatcgagtgatatccctgacatgtgaacgtggtggggCATGGTGGGTACGCttgattggcgccgaaagttacatgcctgatcggcgccgaaagttacattggttGTATGCGgcaaatggcgggcaaatactcgtatcgcacgcgaataaaggaggctgcatcggtgcggcagaaagtagccgtgcatgcgccgaaaggtatcgtgcatgcgccgaaaggtatcgtgcacatataacaacaacgtagtcattacacaagcatacagttTTAGAAAgtgaagcaaataaacaaaaagaagactgctctactggccctgccccgcgccgcgaccacgcttggtcctccgggcctgtgctcgcacgtggtcctgggagtagatgaaacgatccggtggcacagcacgggtagcacgagtgtctggcggaggagtggcctgcgcctggtcctgcgtctgcaccggcggtgcgcctcccagctgtgaggggccgatgacgtcATCTGTtgagcctgaagcgaagtcgaagtcagtgatgtcgaagagcaaGGTGGATGGCACCAAgcggtccgacgaggtcccagcatggtccagtggtggaccctgactcgacgtgcgcactcggagaatcgagcgcatcgactccaccatccgcgtgtacgtcgtcaagtgctcctctacgggtaccggaatcccc encodes the following:
- the LOC4323838 gene encoding transcription initiation factor IIA subunit 2 is translated as MATFELYRRSTIGMCLTDTLDDMVSSGALSPELAIQVLVQFDKSMTSALEHQVKSKVTVKGHLHTYRFCDNVWTFILTDAIFKNEEITETINKVKIVACDSKLLETKEE
- the LOC4323839 gene encoding dEAD-box ATP-dependent RNA helicase 58, chloroplastic, which codes for MAAFSGCASPLSTTLRSGLAPFTLRHRLRLRRLRASAATLREVCAGRVPEHVLQRAEEVGYVVPTEVQEQSLPVLLSGQDCILHAQTGSGKTLAYLLSVFSAIDFGRSSVQALVVVPTRELGMQVTKVARILAAKACTVMALLDGGMLRRQKSWVKAEPPAIIVATVASLCQMIEKRAFSLQSMRVLVIDEVDFIFGSSKQVSSLRKILTSYSAASSRQTIFASASIPQHNRFVHDCVQHKWTKTDVVHVHVNPVQPMPSHLQHKYAICSKKERLHVLLSLLEKDAPKSGIIFVAEQSEKSKKAGHPPSTTVVVEFLRTTYMGSLEVLLLEEDMNFNARATSFTEVKGKGFLLVSTDIASRGFDLPQTSHIYNFDLPKTAIDYLHRAGRTGREPFSKLACSVTTLITEDEHFVLQRFQNELKFHCEELPVESMFAFNL
- the LOC4323840 gene encoding plastoglobule-localized metallopeptidase 48, chloroplastic, which produces MAAAAAAASAPRLLLPPAASTFPHQHEHVRRNWHRPRRQVISARAGASVAARGLDADDFRHPLDKQNTLLLRAVPGLNDMGKALLGPVSEQVMVLQNIGSSVLVSENQLSDLHQILTEAAKLLNTDAPDLYIRQNPVPNAYTLAISGKKPFIVVHTSLVELLTRKELQAVLAHELGHLKCDHGVWLTFANILTMGAYSVPGFGMVAGFLEEQLYRWLRAAELTCDRAALLVVQDPKVVISVLMKLAGGCPSLADQLNVDAFLEQARSYDKAASNPVGWYIRNAQTRELSHPLPVMRAREIDEWSRSREYKTVQQKVIQLQLNDHDAS